Genomic DNA from Solanum dulcamara chromosome 4, daSolDulc1.2, whole genome shotgun sequence:
GCTACTGTGTTAGAGCCTAAAGCTAAGAAGCACTTTGTGCTTATTCATACGATAGGTCATGGAGCCTGGTCCTGGTACAAGATTGTAGCATTGATGAGATCTTCTGGACATAATGTTACAGCTCTTGATTTGGGTGCTTCAGGAATCAACCCGAAACAGGCCCTCCAAATCCCATTTTTTTCTGATTACTTGAGTCCGCTAATGGATTTCATGACTTCACTTCCTGCTGATGAAAAAGTAGTTCTTGTAGGCCATAGCCTAAATGGAATCGTCATTTCTAAAGCCATGGAAACCTTCCCAGAAAAGATTTCAGTTGCTGTATTTCTCAGTGGTGTAATGCCTGGTCCAAATATCAATGCATCCACCCTCTACACTCAGGTACCCATTTTCCATATTCCCAAATTTAGCCGTGAGATGATCTGTTATGTTTGTTTAaacttttacatatatatttgaaactaaATATACTTCATTATAGACACTCAATGCAGTAATAACTCATCTGGATAATCGCGTTACATACGATCATGGACCTACGAATCCTCCAACCTCCCTCATCCTAGGTCCGAAGTACTTGGCAACTAATATTTACCATTTGAGCCCAATTGAGGTAATTGAAATTAATAAGCAATAagttatgttatatattttggTCATTATCAGAATGGCCCTAATAATGTGACTTCTTTTTGTCTGGAAGATTTAACTTAATAGTTTAATTTATCCAAATTACAGATCTATTCAAGTATCAATTAATCACAAGATCAACTTGAAATTTGGAATTGATATAAATTAGGGTTTTCATTTCTTGGTGTTAGGATTTGGCGTTGGCCACTACACTAGTTAGGCCATTCTATTTATACCATGTGGAAGACGTTGCTAAGGAGATAGTTCTTTCAAGGGAAAGGTATGGATCAGTTAGACGAGTGTTCATTCTGGTTGCTGAAAATAAAGGTCTGAAGAAGGACTTTCAACAGTTGATGATTGAAAAGAATCCACCAGATGAAGTTAAAGAGATCCAGGGCTCTGACCACGTGACCATGATGTCTAAGCCCCAACAACTTTTTTCTACTCTTCTGAGGATTGCCAACAAGTATAGCTAATTAAGAGCTGTTGATTAAGAAGAGTAAGTGTAAGCTGAGGCTGGGAACACAACTTCAGTCAATTCACATAGCTGATGCATTTTATATGGCCATATTAGTTCTTTCAGTCATTTTCTTTCGATTGTTATTTTCTTTCGTTGTAATTTCAGTGTTTGGAATCAGCATCAATAAACAACCTCTATTTCCTGAAATTACTGAATTTTAGTTGAGGTGGGCTGATAAATCTCTTCCTCTATtgaaatgatgaatgatgaaacGTCCAAAACAGTATTcaatataccaaaaaaaaaaaagaacatatTCGTTAGGGTGCCCGATCTATCCTGCCATGGCCTGAAAATAGCCAAAGAGGGCAAACTGAGCTCAGAGATGAGAGCGCTTGGGACAGGTTCTATTTAGCATAACGGCTCTTTTAATTGTTTAGATCTCCATGTGTATAATACATAATGTATTCAAATGttgttcaaatattttatttcaatttattatttCACCGATAACTTAAACTTTTAGATCATATAATTTAACACTACTTACCTAAAACGATAAATAATAGCCAACGTGAGGTTGCTTCGAGCATTGCAAACAATAAGGGGGATGTGTCAGGCTGAGAATGAAACTCCAGTTAATTCATACAtctgattattatttttattgactAGAGAATTAGTTCAACTGCCATCAGTCAAAATCAAGGATaaaaactcaattaagtcatgcTGCTTGTGTTTGAAGACAGGATGTAAGCACATTTGCTTGTAAATCAGATAGTTCAGAGCAATACTAGTACACAGGTTCTCATGTGGCAATAAATTAAGATGGATACATTATCTCTGAATACAGAAATTATTTGGCAAGTATTATTTAGTATTGCACAGTCTACCCTTGTGCTTGAGGTTTGACATCTCAATTCAATGGAATGATGTCCGTATCTGTATACACAACTATCTGGCAAGTATCGTGTAGTAATTTATCTTtcctttgacttgattttcGACATTTCATACAAAGGAATGATGTGCATTTATTTGGTGTACCACTTTGCAATAACATTAATACTGTTTTAATAATCATTGACACTTTATAATGAACTAGTGAACAGACGGCACATGTTGTAGAGTATTGCATAATCTTCAGAAGTCAATTTTAAAGCTTGGCAATTGCATATGGAGGCAAGTTTGATCTTGGAGGGAGCTTTAGGTCTTCCAAATCTTCAGCatctatcttggagaagtaaCGATCAACATCATCACCTCTAATTAGGTCCAGTCTGGAGGGCTCCCACTGAAAATATGCGAAAAGACAAGTACAAGAATGAAAGAAGCTCTCGAAATCTAAGTTCAGGATTATCCATAATCAAATGAATATACTGTACCTTAGGGTTTCTATCCTTGTCGATGAGTATGGATCTGCATCCCTGCAGTAAAAATCAAGTGTCAGTCTTGTAAAGCAGTAAAATGGCTGAAAGATGCATATTCTACCTCAAGAATATCCTTGCTAAATTCCCCCTTCAACACATGACAAATCATCCTATACTCACGGACAAGGCATCTACCAACATCTTGCAGCCTCCCTTCTCTTATCTGGAACAGAAAAAGTTTAGTATGAAAAATCTGCAGATACTCGAGAACTCTTTAAGGATAATGTTGGCCAAATCAAGGCATTAGGACCGTGTAGAAAGAGATTCAAGATGTGGTTGTTTAGCTAGACATCATCATAGTTTTTATTTGAAGAACTTGCGTCACAGCAATACTAGTCTAATATCATATTCaaaaatccaaaataaataatcttaatCCAAGCATAAAATCCAAATGGTCTTTCTGATGcagcattttaaaaaaaaaaattgacgcCCAGTGGTCACCATTTTTCACAAGTTAGCGATGTTAGCTTGGtctaagaaaggaaaatatttgTTCATATTTCAAAGGTTTTTCATTCAACTGAATTCCTCAGGGATAGGCCAAAGCCAACAGAGGTGAATATGAAAAGGTTGAACCAGGAAAAGAGTGGACATATATTGTGGTCCACCAATGTCGTTAATATGGCACCATCTCATAAGACTGCAAATATGTATGGATATGATTATATGAATAAGATATATGATTTGGGTATTCATCTTCCAACTCTTTACATTATGCACAAAAATTCAACAGCAGTGCACATAAGTACCCACAGTTCCCAGGATTATGTTGAATTTTAACATTAAAGAAACCTGTTATCCATATTGGCTTAAGACTGGCATAAAAGAACTGCATTAAAACCTTATCCTTCAGGGTTAATTATATGGATTAATGTCCCCAATATCCAACCAAGCTAAATATCTTTCCTCAATTATCAACCAGAGATATGAAGAAAGAAGGATACAGAAGTTCAGGTAACAAAGTAATGGTCTCACAAGGTAGCGATTGACTTACTGACCTCAAGGAAATTTTAAGACTTGTAGGGGATGCTTTCTTCAGCGTTTGAATGGTTGAAGAGATCCAGTCATCCTTCTTGTCCAAAGCCTCACTTTCCTATTAAAAATTCATGCAAAGCTCTTACACAGTATTTAGCAACTTATATATCAGAATTTTACCAAGTAATTTCAACACAGAAAAAAAGAGAACACATCAAACGACCATCCATCTCCCAAACTTACAAGAGTAgatatgatttcttcaattgtCCTTCGAGAGAAACAGTGATTAATAATCTTCATCCTAATGCATAAAATTGCAGAAAGTAAAACTGGTGCACCGttgagaaagaggtcatgaaAATCCAAAGACTACAGGTTTGTTTTAACTGAACAATATTTTCCCTAGAGACAACGGAAATTTTGGAATGCTATCCATCATCTTAAGCTTCTAATGGTGATATCAAGTAGAGGGAAAATAGTCTTACAACAACAGGAAGAAAAAATAACACGAtagcaaaataaaaataaagagcaTAGACGATGATTTCTGTGATATGCCATCAAAATTACGTTCTTTAATAAGTTCAAACAATCACCTCAAGGCACTGGGACTGTGTTTAGAAGGTAACTTCCAAAAATCAGTAAGAAAACAAATATCATAATAGAGATACTAAATACACTCACTTGTTATAAGGACTTTCTTCTTTCAACATTGGTATGTGGGAGAAGCGACTTATGATAGCAGATATAGCATCTGGATCACTCGTATTGACTTTAACTAGTGCTTGTTCTAAACATGGCAATTTCTGTCAACAGAACGAAGAGACAAAGGATTCAAATTAGATTAGAGATAGGAGGAACGAACAAATATTATGCAATTTGATGTTAATAGAGATCAATGAACCAAATTTTAGATGTGCCAATACAACTCAGGAAAGGCCTTCTAACACCCCCCAAGTGTAAATTATAGCTCAGAAGTTTAGTAGTGGCTAAATGAAGATTCCACAAATCCATCTAACAACCATTTCAAGCATGGCTGACAAAATCCAAATTCCAACAAGCATGTTTAGCTTGGAACTGCAGGGAAAGGTAATTTAAAAATGGCATAGTGTTGAATTAGATTTTAGTTACTGCAGTAGTTTTTTTTAGGttgttttaaatttcaaattatgcagATTATGTGTGCACATTGATTATTTAAAGCCCTTCAATGCTTAGAAAAATCATTGAAAGTCATTTCAATCCATTGAGAGACATTTTGAATTCATTTTTGCTGCCCCGTCTTTTAAAAAACCAACACATAGATTTTTCTCCAAGTACTTTGAATTCATATTTGTTGGCATCCAATTactgtaaaaataataatcaatgtGCACACTGTACTCTTCATGATACATTTATAAAGctctaataattaattaaattaccaTTTAGAAAACAAACACAGAAGATTAATTATTACATGCATGAAACTACTGAACTTGCTGCTGCCACAACCAAACTAAGTAGAACAATTTGCAGCTAACAGCATAGTCAACTGGAGGTTTAGGCACATACCTTATCTAGAAGACATTGGCTAAAGTGCACACTCAAAATTAAGAATCAGGGTCCCAATTAGATGAGATGAAACATCTTAAGAGAACGTAACTAAAAAGATTTATAAGACCTATATGACAAACGGAAGATAAGATTACCGTCTTAGGCACCATAAGCCTGTCATCTTCAGACAGACAGTGGATTGGGAATTTAGTTATCACATGTAAAGGGGGCAACATCAGTGTTGCGACTACGATAAATACTGATCAGTTTACACATATTAGTAACAGAAACCTAATTGATTTCCTATAGAAGCAATTGTAAATGGGAagaacatgctgaaaattgagGTAGTATACATCTGATGATACAAAGTGGGTTGCAAGACCACAAGCAAGCATTTCAGCTCCATCCAACCTAGAACCAGTAAGACCAGCATATTCCCCTGCCAATGGGTATAAGAAATTAGCTAAGGGAAAACACGACATAATATTTGCACATACAAATTCTCTGGGGATCATTAACAACATAGGAAATGGTCCTCCGTAACAATAGCAACATAATCAGAATAATAAATTCAGGGAAGAAAAGGAAGGATCATATTTCTAAATAAAATTGGGTATAACTGATTAAAACATGTCAACGATTTTACTAAAACACCCAATTTCCAAATATCCTTGTAGAGAAGATTCTATACATGCCTTCAAAGGATATTTTACATTTGTAATGTTCTAAAGAAATTCAGGAATCACCATGAAAATTTGAAAACTAAGGCTGATTTCTATAATAACCAGAACTTAAAAATTCAGCATAACTGTGAAAACTAGGTTCACATCCAGCTAACAGTCCAAAAGTATCTGTAGGGAAAGAGTTTTATAGACACTTCTATGTGAAAAAGATTGATCCTAGTTTCTGTAATAAGTGCAAAATTACTTTTAAATGAGAAAACATGATCAATGAATGGAAAATGGTGAAAAACAGAGAAAAATGTCCAGAAAACTCAGAATATAAGAGAAGATCCACCAAAAAGCACATAGTTGCTGCTGCTTTAATCCATGGGTCATGTGCTGCAAGCTTTTGAACAGCTTCTGCAGGAGCAAAGGACCCATCTTCTGCTTTTGATTTTAAGGATATCGTGGACGAAGCAGCAGCAATAAATGCAAAGTAGCTGAGATAACCATTTCTCTTAAGATATATAGCCTCAACTAGTGGAGCTCGAGGAACAATGTAGTGACTTAAATTTCAAACAATGAAAAACAGCAGATAACTCCACAATGACACTTGCATGAACTACATCAATAGCAGtaattttctttataaatatgAACAGTGTGGCTAGTGAAATTACCAAAGAATCCTGGAAGTCTTGGTAAAAAGTAAGAGGCACCTACATCAGGAAAGAGTCCCATAACTGTTTCAGGCATAGCAAATACCTACAAAGAAACATACATAAAAATACATTGGACATGAAGTTTCTGGTATCCAACTACACATAGAAACCAGCACCAAATATGAATAAGGTACATATTACTTACTTAAAAAAAACCTTAATGCAAATCCAAGGTACAAACTAAAGCTCATGAAGATTTAAGTTTGTAAGGTTTTCCTCTAACTTTGCTCTAGTTATGCTAGAgctttttttatgaaaaaggtaaattttatttataaaggTTCTGAGACAGAGTACAAAAAGTTCTGCTGGATATGAATCCTTCAATTCAGAACTGTAAGATTCCAATCTATTTTGCTACAGCTACTCCACATGAACATTCATATATTGTCTTCCTCCCTAAAGAGAAGATATAAAGAGACTATTTTGAAGCAAACCACAAAGAATGTGGCAAAAAAGGGTAATAACTCATTCACAGTATTCGGAACATTATTCGTGTAGTTTCTGTGGAGGTCGGACATAACttcaaagaataagaaaaaagtATGGAGATAAAGTATTTGTTCTCAATCAGATTCGcaaaaaataagataatcatCCGCATAGAGTAGATGTGTCGGATGCAAGTTCCTCTGATTTCTCACACTAGGATTAAAACCTTTAATCTAGTCGTGAATCTTTTGTTGGAACACAGGCATAAGCAGCGGAAACAAATAGCCAAGATCACTTGCATGTAATATAGACAACATATTATCACAGATTTAATCAAAGATAAAATCCATACTTATCTCTTGAAGTGTGACCGTGACCACAACCGCAAACACATGTAGAAATATGTATCCTCCTTAATGGAATAAGACCCTATATATAGCTACAAGTTTTAGGGTTTAAAACCTTTTCTCAAAGAAATTGGATCCATTTATTCCTAATTATTCAGACACAAAAAGGACCACAGAACTTCCTATCATGGaattaattcaaaatatctGAATTAATCTGCAACACCTCCCAAGTTTAGTTCATGTTTGTGTAGCCTTGCATGTCCTTTTGAGCTTAAAAATTGAGTCATTTGGCCTTTAGAATGATTGGAAATCATTCAGGAAGTGCTCCGGTACTTAGATGGGAGAGTTCGACGTAAGAAGTGGCTCGTGCACCACATTTTAGGATCCCCGCATTGAGGTCCGTGCCACAATTGTCACCGAACTTCAGTGGACCCAAAAACCAGAAGACCTGTGCGAATAGGGGTGTGAAGCAGACCGCCCTGTGGGCGATGGGGGTGCGACGCGGAACCCCTTTCCAGGCGTGAAATTTGTTTCCTATGTTATTAAATAAGTTGTTCCTTTCCTTGTACAATATTAAGTCCCTTATGGCGTAATATAATCAGATTACATCGACCATTCCCTCATTCAATCTCTGCAACTTGGCACTGTCCTCCTTGTTGCATATGTTAATGACATTGTCATCACAGGAAGTGATTATGCGATGATCTCCTCCCTTAACTCTTTCCTGCATACTAGGTTTCATATGAAGGACTTAGGCCAGTTGAAATACTTGTTGGGAGTTGAAGTAAATAGAAGCAAGAAGGAAATTTTACTGTCTCAGAGAAAGTTTAAGAAACTAGAAAGTTGTCAGCTAAACCTTGTAGTACTCCAATGGTTCTCAATGTGTATTTTATGAAAGATGCTGGAAATCCTTTTGATGATCCAGAGAGATATAAGAGGATGGTTGGGAAGTTAAACTACATTGTTGTGACTCGTCCAGATTTTGCTTTTGCGGTAAGTGTTGTTAGTCAGTTCATGTCCATGCCAACAGTCAAACATTGGGCAGCCTTGGAACAGATTTTATGTTACTTGAAAGGTGTTCCTCGACTTGGCATATTGTATAACAATCACAACCATACTCGTATTAAGTGTTTTGCATATGCTTACTGGGTTGGATCCAAGTTTGATAGAAGATCTATTACAGGCTATTGTGTCTTTGTTGGAGGGAACCTGGTAGCATGGAGGAAGAAGTAGCAATGTAGGGTCCTAGTCAAAGCTATGTCACAGTCTACGTGTGATATTATGTGGATACACCATGTTTTAACTGAAATTGGGTTAAAGCATCATACACCAAAAAAACTTTGGTGTGAATTGTGAAAATCAAGTTGCTCATTGAATCGCCTCAAATCCAATATATCATGAAAGAACGAAACACAATGAAGGTGACTGCCCTTTTATTCATGAGAATATTCAGGAAGGATCTGATTTCTATTGGTTATGTGAAGACAGGAGAGCAATTGACTGATTTGTTCACAAAAGTGTTGAGTGGAATTCGAGTTGATTATCTTTGCAACAAGCTGGACATGATCAATACTTGTGCtccagcttgagggggagtgctAAAGAATGAATGTAGTCATGCTCTTTGTAATATAGACAGCATAATTATATGGATTATAACAGATTTATAGGATTTCCTTTCTTGATTCTTTCCATAGGATTCTATGTACATGTATGTATACCATTTCATAGAATAAGATACCAAATCATTTTGGCTTACCTCTGTTACAGTTATGATAGCTGTCATTGAGATGCAGTAGTACGCATCCTTCAATGTATCAACAGTAGTTCGGGTCATGAATTTTTATACAATACAAATGTAGGTAGTTTTGGGTTTCCAACCGATATAGTCTATATCCAGTGCACGCACCTTGAAGTGCACCTCGACTATTTCATTAGGTACCTGCTATCTTCCACCAACACAGGTACATACTCGATAACTCTGCCCACCAAGGTTTAGACAGATGGGAGTGCCAAGGCTTAGACAAATGGAAACAAATCACCTACTATTTTTTGCCTCTGCTTGGACTTGAATCCAAGACCTCATTATTCTCCTCTCACTTTATTGACCACTAGGTCACAGCCTTGAGTGCACATTTACTAGTACTATGTGTTGATTGCTAAAAACCTAATATCTCAGGAAAGTGGGAAACAAGATGGACTTGCCAAGTTAAGAGAAAAACTAGTACAAAGATATGGACTTGGATAACATCTGAGCTAATGTGATTGAAAGAAATTACTTGAGTTAAACTTCAGGTTATGGATCTAATTTAAACACCATCAATAGATTGTATTTGACAAGATATTACCAACTTAGCAAATACGTACCCTGGCGAATGTCACGATACAAAAACAAGACATCACCACCAGCACAAAAAGCCCTTCCGTGTCCCTGGAAAATATTGATACAAAAGAAGTAACATTTCTTGACTGCCATTGAAATATCTCTGCATTTACATTTGTACTACATTCAGGGGAATTAATACAACTTCGCAGCATACAACCAGAGCTTGTGACTAAAACTACAAAACATAAAACTACATAAAGGAAAGTAAGCCGATACTTTCCCTTTCATACGAACTACTTATTTGATGAAGGTATCCAGATAAGCTTCTTTATACTTATTTTGGATCTTACTTCACTCCAGTAAGTTACAGAGTCTTACAGGCAAGAATAACTGCTTAATACTTTCTAACAGACTCTCTTGATTATATTTCAACAATAACATTTTGGTGAACAGTTTTTTGATAATAGGGGTTGGTCTGATTGCCAAGAGACATAAGCCTAATGTATGCCGAGGAGAGAGATAGGTGGGATCAAACACTAGATTTGTCAGAACCAGTGAGATACCAAAGAGAGGTAGCTGATTGGCCAACTTTATCCTTACAGGGAAAATGTAGCCAACGCTATGAAGAGAAGAACTTTCTTCCCAGTGTCAAAAGATGAGACAGGGAACAAACTGAAGTTCTTCAataaagaaacaaaataaagaaataagatTTGAATAAAGCAACTCAAAATCAATGCAACTCGGCCTGCatgtattttaatttctaaatatttttgtagGCAAAATCCAGCATCAAGTTCCCCTCATGTTAAGCTATGACAGGAAATTTAATTATCACAGATCCTCCTACTACTGAAAATACCTTTAATATTATGATCTTCACATTAGAATCTTCTTCATTGGCATAGAAAAGTTCCATAAGTCGAGATATCTGGACAAACAAATAAGTTTGAGGGAATAGTTATCACTTGTAACATGTCATCATACATCAAATCAATTTCATTAGGAAACAAGAAATTTACTCAAATATAACGGGGATTGTATGACTAAAAAGCTCACATGTTCACCAAGTAAATATAATAAGATTAACCTATGCCAAATAATTGTTGGGCATATAAGTAAGTAGGTCTTTCATACCAGCGACGCGTTTTAAAAACCGTGCGGGTCTAAGCGTAGAGAGGACAATATCACTAGCGAGTTGGGCCGTTACAACA
This window encodes:
- the LOC129885511 gene encoding methyl jasmonate esterase 1-like; the protein is MEKGKSQHADATVLEPKAKKHFVLIHTIGHGAWSWYKIVALMRSSGHNVTALDLGASGINPKQALQIPFFSDYLSPLMDFMTSLPADEKVVLVGHSLNGIVISKAMETFPEKISVAVFLSGVMPGPNINASTLYTQTLNAVITHLDNRVTYDHGPTNPPTSLILGPKYLATNIYHLSPIEDLALATTLVRPFYLYHVEDVAKEIVLSRERYGSVRRVFILVAENKGLKKDFQQLMIEKNPPDEVKEIQGSDHVTMMSKPQQLFSTLLRIANKYS